Proteins encoded in a region of the Caballeronia sp. M1242 genome:
- a CDS encoding PAAR-like domain-containing protein has translation MSKNVFANGREVSAGKDANESLSAMPDVCLSPPSPPAGPIPIPYPNFSEASDTSEGTRSVQIGGGQVGIKDSSNYKKSKGNEAATKSLGMGVMSHQITNTAYFAAWSFNVKFEGENAVRHLDLTTANNMQ, from the coding sequence TTCGCCAACGGGCGGGAAGTATCGGCGGGTAAGGATGCGAACGAGTCGCTGAGCGCGATGCCGGACGTGTGTCTGTCGCCGCCGAGCCCGCCGGCGGGCCCGATCCCGATTCCGTATCCGAACTTCTCGGAAGCATCCGATACCAGCGAGGGTACGCGTTCGGTTCAGATCGGCGGAGGCCAGGTGGGCATCAAAGACAGTTCGAACTACAAGAAAAGCAAGGGAAACGAAGCCGCGACCAAATCGCTCGGCATGGGAGTCATGAGCCATCAGATCACCAACACGGCTTATTTCGCCGCGTGGTCATTCAACGTCAAGTTCGAAGGTGAGAACGCCGTGCGCCACCTCGACCTCACGACGGCGAACAACATGCAATGA